A window from Jannaschia sp. S6380 encodes these proteins:
- a CDS encoding acyltransferase, with translation MPEAPEKDRVVASLSAPGSPLAKYRAFFVGRGGAGHFLRYELAMTFAAGVGGALGFALRKVLFPGLFGSAGRGTNFGRNISLRCPGWMRLGDHVTIDDGCALDARGTAGRADFVIGDRTLIARDTILVVKQGYLRIGRDCSIGTQCTLAAVSGIEIGDHAIIAGQCYLGGGRYRHALGAGPMVDQGLETKGPVVLGRDVWVGAGVKILDGVRVGDGAILGAGCVVTGDVAPNAIMGGVPARPIGARS, from the coding sequence ATGCCCGAGGCCCCGGAAAAGGACCGCGTCGTCGCCTCCCTCTCGGCACCGGGCTCGCCGCTGGCGAAGTATCGCGCGTTCTTCGTCGGGCGCGGCGGGGCGGGGCATTTCCTGCGCTACGAACTGGCGATGACCTTCGCGGCGGGCGTCGGCGGGGCGCTCGGCTTCGCGCTGCGGAAGGTGTTGTTTCCGGGTCTGTTCGGATCGGCCGGGCGGGGCACCAATTTCGGCCGCAACATCTCGCTGCGCTGTCCGGGCTGGATGCGGCTGGGCGACCACGTCACGATCGATGACGGCTGCGCGCTGGATGCGCGGGGCACGGCCGGGCGGGCCGATTTCGTCATCGGGGACCGCACGCTGATCGCGCGCGATACGATCCTGGTGGTCAAGCAGGGCTATCTGCGGATCGGGCGCGATTGTTCCATCGGCACGCAATGCACGCTGGCCGCCGTTTCGGGGATCGAGATCGGGGATCACGCCATCATCGCCGGACAATGCTATCTGGGCGGGGGGCGGTATCGCCATGCCCTGGGCGCCGGGCCGATGGTCGATCAGGGGCTGGAGACCAAGGGACCGGTCGTGCTGGGGCGCGACGTCTGGGTCGGCGCCGGGGTCAAGATCCTCGACGGGGTCCGGGTGGGCGACGGTGCCATCCTCGGCGCGGGTTGCGTCGTCACGGGCGATGTCGCCCCGAACGCGATCATGGGCGGCGTCCCGGCCCGCCCGATCGGCGCGCGGTCGTGA
- a CDS encoding glycosyltransferase — translation MGRARAMKAPGEVIVQGTGRGKLLVFGFDANEAAQRRRIRAYLDCGFDVLGFTMRRSNMIHDTVPFWDNVDLGRTRNAAMGQRLGALARAIPILRRHRDRMQGAHAIVARNLDMLILAAAAQRMIRPRPRLIYECLDIHGLMTGDGPASRAARALERRLLARCDAIVISSPAFQRVYFGPVQGWTGETRLVENKLWTGPDGPHRPKPEARPRPRPTVLGWVGTLRCPESLDILARTARAMGPEVEIRLHGIVHRHGLPDFDAVLAATPNMTFHGPYAYPDGLAAIYAACDVVWAQDLWQWGTNSTWLLPNRIYEAGYFGCPSIAVAGTETGRRVADAFGWTVFEPSAEALVALLTDLTPEALGDRRRALLEMPEDTFRQSIAEVGASVS, via the coding sequence ATGGGACGCGCCCGGGCGATGAAGGCCCCAGGCGAGGTGATCGTGCAAGGCACCGGGCGGGGCAAGCTTCTGGTCTTCGGGTTCGATGCCAACGAGGCCGCGCAGCGCCGCCGGATCCGGGCCTATCTCGATTGCGGATTCGACGTCCTGGGCTTCACCATGCGGCGCAGCAACATGATCCACGATACGGTCCCGTTCTGGGACAATGTCGATTTGGGCCGGACGCGGAACGCGGCCATGGGGCAGCGACTGGGCGCGCTGGCCCGGGCCATCCCGATACTGCGCCGCCACCGGGACCGCATGCAGGGCGCGCACGCCATCGTGGCGCGGAACCTGGACATGCTGATCCTGGCGGCCGCGGCGCAGCGCATGATCCGGCCCCGGCCGCGGCTGATCTACGAATGCCTGGACATCCATGGCCTGATGACCGGCGACGGTCCGGCCTCGCGCGCCGCACGGGCGCTGGAGCGTCGGCTGCTGGCACGGTGCGATGCGATCGTCATCTCCTCGCCCGCGTTCCAGCGGGTCTATTTCGGTCCGGTCCAGGGCTGGACCGGCGAGACGCGCCTGGTCGAGAACAAGCTGTGGACCGGCCCAGATGGTCCCCACAGACCGAAGCCCGAGGCCCGGCCTCGCCCCAGGCCGACCGTGCTGGGCTGGGTCGGAACGCTTCGCTGTCCCGAAAGCCTCGATATCCTCGCCCGGACCGCGCGAGCGATGGGACCGGAGGTCGAGATCCGCCTGCATGGGATCGTCCATCGCCACGGCCTGCCCGATTTCGATGCCGTGCTGGCGGCCACGCCCAACATGACGTTCCACGGTCCCTATGCCTATCCGGACGGGTTGGCCGCGATCTATGCGGCGTGCGACGTGGTCTGGGCGCAGGACCTCTGGCAATGGGGCACCAACTCCACCTGGCTGCTGCCCAATCGGATCTACGAGGCCGGCTATTTCGGCTGCCCCTCCATCGCCGTCGCCGGAACGGAGACCGGCCGCCGCGTGGCCGACGCGTTCGGCTGGACGGTGTTTGAGCCTTCGGCCGAGGCGCTTGTCGCGCTGCTGACGGATCTTACGCCCGAAGCCCTGGGAGATCGCCGGCGCGCGCTACTGGAAATGCCCGAAGACACGTTCCGGCAGTCCATCGCCGAGGTCGGCGCTTCCGTCAGCTAG
- a CDS encoding sulfotransferase domain-containing protein: MAGSKTQEAPGHSPSADRAPRVNVIGIGAQKCASSWLHAVAASHPDIAVADPKEVDFFSYHFDHGYRWYEGHFDHARQTPVRFESSPSYFHDPRSPARARAYNPDIRVVVLLRDPIRRAFSNHAHEIIKGHIPPIPFEDGLRNNPAYVEQGLYATHLSRWRDAFPEEQVLVLFAEEVSAGPEDAARRLFTFLGVDAGFESAILRERRNDSDRARIPALRTGLRAGGDWLRRQGMEPLLSRIKQVGPVAQLLQANRIEIREEIPPMRPETRERLSRTFAAEMEALRAMLGRDVLPWDAPGR; this comes from the coding sequence ATGGCTGGATCGAAGACACAGGAGGCGCCGGGCCATTCCCCGTCCGCCGACCGGGCGCCGCGCGTGAACGTCATCGGGATCGGCGCGCAGAAATGCGCGTCGTCCTGGCTGCACGCCGTCGCGGCCTCCCACCCCGACATCGCCGTGGCCGACCCCAAGGAGGTCGATTTCTTCAGCTACCACTTCGATCACGGCTATCGCTGGTACGAAGGGCATTTCGACCACGCGCGGCAGACGCCGGTCCGGTTCGAAAGCTCGCCCTCCTACTTCCATGACCCGCGCAGCCCGGCGCGGGCGCGGGCCTACAATCCCGACATACGGGTGGTGGTGCTGCTGCGCGATCCGATCCGGCGCGCGTTCTCGAACCACGCGCATGAGATCATAAAGGGCCACATCCCGCCGATCCCGTTCGAGGACGGGCTGCGCAACAACCCCGCCTATGTCGAGCAGGGCCTTTACGCGACGCACCTGTCACGCTGGCGCGACGCCTTCCCCGAGGAGCAGGTGCTGGTTCTGTTCGCCGAGGAGGTCTCGGCCGGGCCGGAGGACGCCGCGCGCCGCCTTTTCACGTTCCTCGGCGTGGATGCGGGCTTCGAGAGCGCGATCCTGCGCGAGCGCCGCAACGACAGCGACCGCGCGCGGATCCCGGCGCTGCGGACGGGCCTGCGCGCCGGCGGCGATTGGCTGCGCAGGCAAGGGATGGAGCCGCTGCTGTCGCGGATCAAGCAGGTCGGACCGGTCGCGCAACTGCTACAGGCCAACCGCATCGAGATCCGCGAGGAGATCCCGCCCATGCGCCCCGAGACACGCGAAAGGCTGTCCCGGACCTTCGCGGCCGAGATGGAGGCCCTGCGCGCGATGCTCGGCCGCGACGTCCTGCCATGGGACGCGCCCGGGCGATGA
- a CDS encoding sulfotransferase produces MNDASKPTATRLPDFIIGGAPKCGTTSLHFILGQHPDIGIPDNEINFFDADDPIVHPDFLFVEDGRLEWFDVEDPEGKSLDWYEARFAPFRDKPRIGEDTTTYLFSAAAPERIQAALPDVKMIFLLRDPVRRAYSQYWHLMRTARLACSFEKALTQHSSIVLGSTYAPHLRRYLDAFGPDQVKVQIFEDFRTDQQAFIDETTDYLDLPRMSLAEAKTWFNRSTYPQMPRLHRAANRIGRGLISGRYRNHMGGRTGLRHRVHHKLHHLWFHKVNPRLLRAERPPRMRADTAAYLAQHFSARNAGLSDLLGRDMSRVWDGFTG; encoded by the coding sequence ATGAACGATGCAAGCAAGCCCACCGCGACCCGCCTGCCGGATTTCATTATCGGCGGGGCCCCGAAATGCGGGACGACGTCGCTGCATTTCATCCTGGGGCAGCATCCCGACATCGGAATCCCCGACAACGAGATCAATTTCTTCGACGCCGACGATCCGATCGTGCATCCCGACTTCCTGTTCGTCGAGGACGGACGGCTGGAATGGTTCGACGTCGAGGACCCGGAGGGCAAGAGTTTGGACTGGTACGAGGCGCGGTTCGCTCCGTTCCGCGACAAGCCCCGGATCGGCGAGGACACCACCACCTATCTGTTCTCCGCCGCCGCGCCCGAGCGGATCCAGGCGGCCCTGCCCGACGTGAAAATGATCTTCCTTCTGCGCGATCCGGTGCGCCGGGCGTATTCGCAGTACTGGCACCTGATGCGGACGGCGCGGCTGGCCTGCAGCTTCGAGAAGGCGCTGACGCAGCACAGCTCGATCGTGCTCGGCTCGACCTATGCGCCGCATCTGCGCCGCTATTTGGATGCGTTCGGCCCCGATCAGGTCAAGGTGCAGATCTTCGAGGATTTCAGGACCGACCAGCAGGCCTTCATCGACGAGACAACCGACTATCTGGACCTGCCCCGGATGTCCCTGGCCGAGGCGAAGACCTGGTTCAACCGCAGCACCTATCCGCAGATGCCGCGCCTTCATCGCGCCGCCAACCGGATCGGGCGCGGCCTGATCTCCGGGCGCTATCGCAATCACATGGGTGGGCGGACGGGCTTGCGGCACCGGGTCCACCACAAGCTGCACCATCTCTGGTTCCACAAGGTCAATCCGCGGCTGCTGCGCGCCGAACGGCCACCGCGGATGCGGGCCGATACGGCCGCCTATCTGGCGCAGCATTTCTCGGCGCGGAATGCCGGGTTGTCCGATCTGCTGGGGCGCGACATGTCCCGCGTCTGGGACGGGTTCACCGGCTGA
- a CDS encoding formyltransferase family protein produces the protein MSAGVALVTTDTPFGRQMAARLDRALSDGPDPLRAVLVNRKPANGNGRRRLPGLNRLQRAVLPDKRVAHAAWLLQQQADAAFEIETGPLPDWPETCVVREACPSRINDADTVGWLAGVAPRLLISAGAPILRAPILAVPPLGVLNLHSSLLPRYRGTRAEFWQVHNDDLSHAGLTVHFVDAGVDSGDIVLQVPLQTSPSEGPWMMRARNQIAALEALPEAALQVLAGTAVRRPQERSDERPYRFADITPAAIRRVLMRMKRASVSR, from the coding sequence ATGAGCGCGGGCGTCGCCCTAGTTACCACGGACACGCCGTTCGGGCGTCAGATGGCCGCGCGGCTGGACCGGGCGCTCTCGGACGGGCCGGACCCGCTCCGCGCCGTGCTGGTCAACCGCAAGCCGGCGAACGGGAACGGGCGGCGGCGGCTGCCGGGACTGAACCGGCTACAGCGGGCCGTGTTGCCCGACAAGCGCGTGGCGCACGCGGCCTGGCTCCTGCAGCAGCAGGCCGATGCCGCCTTCGAGATCGAGACCGGGCCGCTGCCCGACTGGCCCGAAACCTGCGTCGTCCGCGAAGCCTGCCCGAGCAGGATCAACGATGCCGACACCGTGGGCTGGCTGGCCGGGGTCGCCCCCCGCCTGCTGATCTCGGCTGGGGCGCCGATCCTGCGCGCGCCGATCCTGGCGGTGCCGCCGCTAGGCGTGCTGAACCTGCACAGCTCCCTCCTGCCGCGCTATCGCGGCACCCGGGCCGAGTTCTGGCAGGTCCATAACGACGACCTGTCGCATGCCGGCCTGACCGTCCACTTCGTCGATGCGGGCGTGGATTCAGGCGATATCGTCCTGCAGGTGCCCCTGCAGACCTCGCCGAGCGAAGGGCCCTGGATGATGCGCGCGCGCAACCAGATCGCGGCGCTGGAGGCCCTGCCCGAGGCCGCGCTGCAGGTGCTGGCCGGTACGGCGGTGCGGCGGCCGCAGGAACGATCCGACGAACGGCCCTACCGGTTCGCGGACATCACGCCGGCGGCGATCCGACGCGTCCTAATGCGGATGAAACGCGCATCCGTCAGCCGGTGA
- a CDS encoding PIG-L family deacetylase produces MERTWRRLEGQAMRTLWRFIAARSVDRTEMLSSGSCLILAPHPDDETLGCGGLAMLKRRAGARVDVVVATDGGATGAADGPAASTDVTRLRERETIAACALLDIDADRITFLGLPDGELARHEGALRRRLSDIVAELRPDQIYVCAAADGHRDHKALARATQALVDDGMVAAGAVREYPVWFWDFRSWRPEGQSNKRGFLTGLRAAWVAARRLRVVHVSLAGLVDRKRAALECHGSQLGPTHDTPEWDGLPQHFVDFFLRDRELFFEAHPPSGESGASR; encoded by the coding sequence ATGGAAAGAACCTGGCGGCGCCTGGAAGGGCAGGCGATGCGCACGCTGTGGCGCTTCATCGCGGCGCGGTCCGTGGACCGGACCGAAATGCTCTCCTCCGGGTCCTGCCTGATCCTGGCGCCCCATCCCGATGACGAAACGCTGGGCTGCGGCGGGTTGGCGATGCTCAAGCGCCGGGCCGGCGCGCGGGTCGATGTCGTGGTGGCCACCGATGGCGGGGCCACGGGCGCCGCGGACGGGCCGGCGGCATCGACCGACGTGACCCGCCTGCGCGAACGCGAGACGATCGCGGCCTGCGCGCTTCTGGATATCGACGCGGATCGCATCACCTTTCTCGGCCTGCCCGATGGCGAACTGGCCCGGCACGAGGGCGCGTTGCGCCGTCGCCTGTCGGACATCGTCGCGGAACTCCGCCCCGACCAGATCTACGTCTGCGCCGCCGCCGACGGACATCGTGATCACAAGGCGCTGGCGCGCGCGACGCAGGCGCTGGTTGATGACGGGATGGTCGCGGCCGGGGCCGTTCGCGAATACCCGGTCTGGTTCTGGGATTTCCGATCCTGGCGCCCGGAGGGTCAGTCCAACAAACGCGGTTTCCTGACGGGTCTGCGCGCGGCCTGGGTCGCGGCCAGACGGCTGCGCGTCGTGCACGTCTCCCTGGCCGGGCTGGTGGATCGCAAGCGCGCCGCGCTGGAATGCCACGGCTCGCAACTGGGGCCGACGCACGACACGCCGGAATGGGACGGCCTCCCGCAGCATTTCGTCGATTTCTTCCTGCGCGACCGGGAATTGTTCTTCGAAGCACACCCCCCGTCCGGCGAAAGCGGAGCATCGCGATGA
- a CDS encoding sulfotransferase, with protein MPLRHRYLFVGGLHRSGTSLVARMAASLPGAGGIQGAPVPENEGVYLQGAIPHDALKGRPMRFATDPAEHLTEASPLNRLETRQRMEADWTPWFRPDLAWRVEKSPVNLTRMRLLQQLFPLSQFLVVLRHPEAVAAAMSKWTDRHPGALMDHWLEAHERLVRDLRHLHAVLILRYEDVVRDPGATIRGLSAFLDVVAPTDAVGEPIRDGNTDYPDAMPMTGAQTARAARWGYGPNLGVDPNWSLAPAHPLRDVRDATSTALGMK; from the coding sequence ATGCCCCTGCGACACCGCTATCTCTTCGTCGGCGGCCTGCATCGTTCGGGCACCAGCCTCGTCGCACGGATGGCGGCTTCGCTGCCCGGCGCCGGCGGGATTCAGGGTGCCCCCGTCCCCGAAAACGAGGGCGTCTATCTGCAAGGGGCGATCCCGCATGACGCGCTCAAGGGTCGGCCGATGCGGTTCGCCACCGACCCGGCGGAGCACCTGACCGAGGCGAGCCCGCTGAACCGGCTGGAGACCCGCCAGCGGATGGAGGCGGACTGGACCCCCTGGTTTCGGCCGGACCTGGCCTGGCGGGTCGAGAAATCACCGGTCAACCTGACGCGCATGCGCCTGCTGCAACAGCTGTTCCCCCTCTCGCAGTTCCTTGTGGTGCTGCGCCACCCCGAGGCGGTGGCCGCGGCCATGTCGAAATGGACCGACCGTCACCCCGGCGCGCTGATGGATCATTGGCTTGAGGCGCATGAACGACTGGTTCGGGACCTGCGGCATCTGCATGCCGTCCTAATCTTGCGCTACGAGGACGTGGTCCGCGACCCCGGCGCGACGATCCGCGGCCTGTCGGCCTTCCTGGACGTCGTCGCACCGACAGACGCCGTGGGCGAGCCGATCCGCGACGGCAATACCGACTATCCGGACGCCATGCCCATGACCGGGGCGCAGACTGCACGGGCCGCGAGATGGGGATACGGTCCGAACCTTGGCGTCGATCCGAACTGGTCGCTTGCGCCCGCGCATCCGCTCCGCGATGTACGCGACGCCACTTCGACCGCGCTCGGCATGAAATAG
- a CDS encoding HAD-IIB family hydrolase: protein MYIQHIALGGCLTAPSVQYGLTEDTGGHIAYILGAAAAQARRPDISGVDIVTRAFDDPTLGRVHAQVVQDVGPKLRILRLETANRAYLSKEALAEEIPALTDAYLDLLLRADRRPDVIHAHFADAARLAWAASQHFGVVTAYTPHSLGIDKRRCMDADRNPVLDRRIDDERRALLRSDAVIVSSRDEAERQVQAYGADVDGWVHRVPPGVPPLDAAPGDLAAARALVDPLLDSPARPLILAIARPVMRKNLIALVRAYADDPALRAATNLVILAGQDGNGAEETGETRQVIDGLRQTVLAEGLTGRVALPPRHGPREVAQLYRLAAARRGVFANPSFHEPFGLTLLEAAQAGLPVVATREGGPVDIVGTIGHGTLVDPRDTGAIAAAIRGLVFDPVAWDAAARAGRAGIGAFQWDGWADRVARIYGALGSGVRTPRGAPHHLLACDIDHTLTGDRSAATRFSAWVGGGEAQGIALAVATGRAITEARAVLADWDLMEPEIFVTAVGTEIHMRDEQGRLSLSKDYAARLDEGWNRTGALEILEASGVVMQPAVEQRRWKLAAFGTAAEADDLRARLDTAGVAARVVPSHGRLIDVLAPNGGKASAVAFVAAQLGLTLRDCIAAGDSGNDADMLAGCGRGILVANALPEMAMRDLGRHVHRTRTCHADGVLEGLAALGLASPPCFDVARVGAEQAGE from the coding sequence ATGTATATCCAGCACATCGCTCTCGGCGGCTGTCTCACTGCGCCTTCCGTCCAGTATGGCCTGACCGAGGATACGGGCGGCCATATCGCCTATATTCTGGGCGCGGCAGCAGCGCAGGCGCGGCGGCCCGACATCTCCGGCGTCGACATCGTGACCCGCGCGTTCGACGACCCGACGCTGGGGCGCGTGCATGCACAGGTCGTGCAGGATGTCGGGCCCAAGCTCCGTATCCTTCGGCTCGAGACGGCGAACCGCGCCTATCTGTCGAAGGAGGCGCTGGCCGAGGAAATCCCGGCGCTGACGGATGCCTATCTGGATCTCCTGTTGCGGGCCGACCGTCGCCCGGACGTGATCCATGCCCATTTCGCCGACGCGGCCCGCCTGGCATGGGCGGCATCCCAACATTTCGGCGTCGTCACCGCCTACACGCCCCATTCGCTCGGCATCGACAAGCGGCGTTGCATGGATGCCGACCGGAACCCGGTGCTGGACCGTCGGATCGACGATGAACGCCGGGCCCTCCTGCGATCCGACGCCGTGATCGTGTCCTCCCGGGACGAGGCCGAGCGACAGGTTCAGGCCTACGGCGCCGATGTCGACGGATGGGTGCACCGTGTCCCGCCCGGCGTGCCGCCGCTGGACGCCGCCCCCGGCGATCTCGCCGCCGCACGCGCGCTGGTCGATCCGCTTCTGGATAGTCCGGCGCGCCCGTTGATCCTGGCGATCGCGCGGCCCGTGATGCGCAAGAACCTTATCGCTTTGGTCAGGGCCTATGCCGACGATCCCGCGCTGCGCGCCGCTACGAACCTGGTGATCCTGGCCGGTCAGGACGGCAACGGTGCCGAGGAGACGGGCGAGACGCGACAGGTCATCGACGGCCTTCGCCAAACCGTCTTGGCCGAAGGGCTGACGGGCCGCGTGGCCCTGCCACCTCGTCACGGCCCGCGCGAGGTCGCGCAGCTCTACCGCCTGGCGGCCGCCCGTCGCGGGGTCTTCGCCAACCCGTCCTTCCACGAACCCTTCGGCCTGACGCTGCTTGAGGCCGCGCAGGCTGGGCTGCCCGTGGTGGCCACCCGCGAAGGGGGTCCGGTGGATATCGTCGGCACCATCGGTCACGGAACCCTCGTCGATCCGCGGGATACCGGGGCCATCGCCGCGGCCATTCGCGGCCTCGTCTTCGATCCGGTCGCATGGGATGCCGCGGCGCGGGCCGGTCGGGCCGGTATCGGCGCCTTCCAGTGGGACGGCTGGGCCGACCGCGTGGCGCGCATCTATGGCGCGCTCGGATCCGGGGTGCGGACGCCCAGGGGGGCGCCGCATCATCTGCTGGCCTGCGACATCGATCACACGCTGACCGGCGACCGGTCGGCCGCAACGCGGTTCTCGGCCTGGGTCGGAGGCGGAGAAGCGCAAGGGATCGCGCTGGCCGTCGCGACCGGTCGGGCCATCACCGAGGCCCGCGCCGTTCTGGCCGACTGGGACCTGATGGAGCCGGAGATCTTCGTCACCGCCGTCGGGACGGAGATCCACATGCGTGACGAACAGGGCCGTTTGTCTCTGTCGAAAGATTACGCCGCTCGGCTGGACGAGGGTTGGAACCGGACCGGCGCCCTCGAAATCCTCGAGGCGAGTGGGGTGGTGATGCAGCCTGCCGTCGAACAACGCCGCTGGAAGCTGGCCGCCTTCGGCACGGCTGCAGAGGCGGACGACCTGCGGGCGCGTCTGGACACGGCGGGGGTCGCGGCCCGGGTCGTGCCCTCCCATGGACGGCTGATCGACGTGCTGGCACCCAATGGCGGCAAGGCGAGTGCGGTGGCGTTCGTGGCCGCGCAACTCGGCCTGACCCTGCGCGACTGCATCGCCGCCGGCGACAGCGGCAACGACGCGGACATGCTGGCGGGCTGCGGCCGCGGCATCCTGGTCGCGAATGCCCTACCCGAAATGGCGATGCGCGATCTGGGGCGCCACGTGCATCGGACCCGGACGTGCCATGCCGACGGCGTGCTGGAGGGGCTGGCCGCCCTCGGCCTGGCAAGTCCGCCGTGTTTCGACGTCGCCCGGGTCGGCGCGGAACAGGCCGGCGAATGA
- a CDS encoding glycosyltransferase — MTARFDPDRAAQPPIGYFVHHQGRGHAERCAAVVNALPESRPVTVFCARDDIFPRLRPNVEIVRIPSLFEPRGDEVPADWVPAPRTVHCAPLGWPAIREAMAQIAGWFARADPALIVCDVSAEVAQLARLCSVPHVAVLQHGDRSDPGHRAAYDGAAGFLVPCDDRLSQPDWTDQMRRKACFAGGLGTATDLPDRRAARARLGLRPDTPVFVTISGSGGSGFASAPLAVGARAMPDVQWLSIGQVVRDWHGTEPANLRHDGWVENVGDYLAAADLVIASTGNTTCHQILGAGRPWLAVPEWRYFDEQVEKARALARAGVALHLPHLPSSAAAWDAAIRQVRASHDPARQIALVDPEADRKAARWLDRLARKLRAGTSVTPVSPDSAGAIE; from the coding sequence ATGACCGCGCGTTTCGACCCGGACCGTGCGGCGCAGCCACCCATCGGCTATTTCGTGCATCATCAGGGCCGGGGTCACGCCGAACGCTGTGCGGCCGTGGTCAACGCCTTGCCGGAAAGCCGCCCAGTCACCGTGTTCTGCGCACGCGACGACATCTTTCCCCGGCTTCGCCCCAACGTCGAAATCGTGCGCATCCCTTCCCTTTTCGAGCCACGGGGCGACGAGGTGCCGGCCGACTGGGTGCCGGCGCCGCGCACGGTTCACTGCGCGCCGCTGGGCTGGCCCGCCATCCGCGAGGCGATGGCGCAGATCGCCGGCTGGTTCGCCCGTGCCGATCCGGCCCTGATCGTCTGCGACGTCTCGGCCGAGGTCGCGCAGTTGGCGCGCCTCTGTTCGGTGCCGCATGTGGCCGTCCTGCAGCATGGCGACCGGTCCGACCCGGGCCACCGGGCCGCCTATGACGGGGCGGCGGGATTTCTGGTGCCCTGCGACGATAGGCTGTCGCAGCCGGACTGGACGGATCAGATGCGACGGAAGGCGTGCTTCGCCGGGGGCCTGGGCACGGCGACCGATCTGCCCGATCGCCGGGCGGCGCGCGCGCGACTGGGTCTGCGGCCCGATACCCCCGTGTTCGTGACGATATCGGGCAGTGGCGGGTCGGGCTTCGCCTCCGCACCGCTGGCCGTGGGCGCGCGCGCGATGCCCGACGTCCAGTGGCTGTCGATCGGTCAGGTCGTTCGCGACTGGCACGGCACCGAGCCTGCGAACCTGCGGCATGACGGTTGGGTCGAGAACGTCGGCGACTATCTGGCTGCGGCGGATTTGGTCATCGCCTCGACCGGAAACACGACCTGCCATCAGATCCTGGGAGCCGGACGCCCCTGGCTGGCCGTGCCGGAATGGCGGTATTTCGACGAGCAGGTCGAGAAGGCCCGCGCGCTCGCCCGCGCCGGCGTGGCGCTGCACCTGCCGCATCTGCCGTCCTCGGCCGCGGCTTGGGATGCCGCGATCCGTCAGGTCCGCGCGTCGCACGACCCCGCGCGCCAGATCGCGCTTGTCGATCCCGAAGCCGATCGCAAGGCCGCGCGCTGGCTGGACCGGCTTGCGCGAAAGCTGCGTGCCGGAACGTCCGTGACCCCCGTATCCCCCGACTCTGCAGGAGCCATCGAATGA
- a CDS encoding galactosyltransferase-related protein, which translates to MTRSAMPPVSALTLARGRATHLRNLVIGLTRQTRPPSELVIGVMQEDLYDDLPATSFPVRQVRVRGRELPLARARNRVAEAAHGEVLAFLDVDCIPAPKLIADYARMVGPSQGLSMGEVLYLPAGAAAEGWTYDRFAELGVRHCDRQGPPEGDRRRCEDYRCFWSLNFALHRRDWDASGGFDTRFVGYGGEDTDFGRSLSERGIPIWWVRGARVYHQYHPHCMPPIHHIPSIIRNAELFAQKWGHRTMEHWLHAFRMMGLIEPTDAGLRILRAPDAEDFALCRQQEDMPYAASGRVMRLLQDRARAQAGLPPDDASPKVRQARLDRGQREMLTPAGRAPFAAE; encoded by the coding sequence ATGACCCGATCCGCCATGCCCCCCGTCTCGGCGCTGACGCTTGCGCGGGGGCGTGCGACCCATCTGCGAAACCTCGTGATCGGCCTGACGCGGCAGACGCGGCCGCCGTCCGAACTGGTCATCGGTGTGATGCAGGAGGATCTCTATGACGACCTGCCCGCGACGTCCTTTCCGGTGCGCCAGGTTCGGGTGAGGGGCCGGGAGCTTCCGCTGGCACGTGCGCGCAACCGCGTGGCCGAGGCGGCGCATGGCGAGGTGCTGGCCTTCCTCGACGTGGATTGCATCCCCGCGCCCAAACTGATCGCCGACTACGCCCGCATGGTCGGGCCAAGCCAGGGCTTGTCGATGGGCGAGGTGCTGTATTTGCCCGCCGGCGCGGCGGCGGAAGGCTGGACATACGACCGTTTCGCCGAGTTGGGCGTGCGGCATTGCGACCGTCAGGGTCCGCCCGAAGGGGATCGGCGGCGCTGCGAAGACTACCGCTGTTTCTGGTCGCTAAACTTCGCGCTGCACCGCCGGGACTGGGACGCGTCGGGCGGGTTCGACACCCGGTTCGTGGGGTATGGCGGCGAGGACACCGATTTCGGCCGCAGCCTGTCCGAACGGGGTATCCCGATCTGGTGGGTGCGGGGCGCGCGCGTCTATCACCAGTACCACCCGCATTGCATGCCGCCGATCCACCACATCCCGTCGATCATCCGCAACGCCGAGCTCTTCGCCCAGAAATGGGGCCACCGGACGATGGAGCATTGGCTCCACGCCTTCCGGATGATGGGCCTGATCGAGCCGACCGATGCGGGTCTGCGCATCCTTCGCGCGCCCGACGCGGAGGATTTCGCGCTCTGCCGTCAGCAGGAAGACATGCCCTATGCCGCCAGCGGTCGCGTCATGCGCCTGCTGCAGGATCGGGCGCGGGCGCAGGCAGGCCTGCCGCCGGACGACGCGTCGCCCAAGGTCCGGCAGGCCCGCCTGGACCGTGGGCAGCGCGAGATGCTGACCCCGGCGGGACGCGCGCCCTTCGCGGCCGAATGA